ATCTGCTGCTTTCGGCCGGTAACTGGAGCTGAAACCGGCAAGCCGGCGCCGGTATCCGCCGGCCCTGTTGCAGCAGCTCAAGCGTGCTTCATGAGGCCGGAACGGCGTACGTGGAGACCTCGATCAGGTTAAGGTCCGGGTCACGGAAATAGACCGACATGATCCGTCCCTGCGCACCGGTGCGCGCCACGGGTCCTTCCAGGACTTCGACCTGTTCGGCGGCAAGATGCGCCAGCACGCCGGACAGTGGTGTTGTCGTGATCAGGCAGAGGTCTGCAGAACCGGGTACCGGGCGATGGGCTTTGGGCTCGAATTCGTGTCCGTACAGGTGCAGGTTGATTTTCTGCTGGCCAAAAGCGAGTGCCTTGCGGTTGTCCCCGAATATCACCACGGCCATGCCCAGTACACGCGAGTAGAAATCGCATGTCTTCCCGATGTCTTTCACGGTCAGCACCAGGTGATCCAGCCGTTCGATGCTCAGCGCCATTGCAGTCTTTCGTGTGCCATTGGATCAGGCATTGTGCCGGAGCCCCGGCATGTCATGTCATTGAAGCTTTTTATCCTGCCGATCGTGCAGTTGCCATCGCCGGCATCATGGCAACAGCGCTCGCTGGCGCAGTGTCACACGCACGGCATTTGCCCAAAGACCGGCAGCAAGGGTATAGTCTTGCTCCCGTTATCCGGCGCAGCCAGTGGACCGGTTTTTTCCTCCCCGGTTGCAAGCTCATGGATACGGCATCATGTTTGCGGAAGCGTGGCAGAGTGGTTGAATGCACCGGTCTTGAAAACCGGCGTGCCGCAAGGCATCGTGAGTTCGAATCTCACCGCTTCCGCCAGAACATCCAGTCAAAGCCCTGATTTTTTCAGGGCTTTTTCTTTTGTGGCTCTTTGAACATGCCATTCCGGATCAGCCGTCCTTGGCTGACCGGGAACCCTGTCTGGCACCTGACGGGGAAATTGTCCCCAAGAACATTTCCGCCGGCCTGTTTTTCCCGATCCGGGCTTGCCTCCGGACAAGCAAATACAGGTGATTGCCTCAAGCGCCCTCCCCTGCGTAATTCCTGGCGCCACCGTCAGTGCCGAAAACGCGACAAAAAGCCACCAACAGAGCAGCCCTGTGTCACCCACACCATCAGGATTGCCGGAGAAGCAGCCGGAGCCCCAGGGTCGGGAAGATTTCCGGCGTATCCCGGGCATTCTTGCTGACCCTTGAAGGACAAGGCTGCCCTTTGCCCAGCCATGCTTTCAGCGTTCTGCGGACTGCGGCTGCATTCCGTCCGGCCGATGGTACGGCAACGAAGATTGTGCGGATTCCCGCTGGCGGTCCTGGCAGGGCTCCTGCGCCAGCGCCCGGACAACACAACATGCAATACAATCAACAAGTCATGCATTCAGAATATCGCCGCTACCTGTATCCACATTGACCACTCAACGGAGCAAGCATGAAACACCTCGCAAAAGCAGGACTCCTCGCCACCCTGACCACACTGGCGTTTCATGCGGGCAGCGCAGCGGCAGGCCCAGCCAGCCTGCCGGCCTATGGGGCCGATCCGGGACAGACCTCGGTCTCGGGCCTGTCGTCAGGCGCATTCATGGCCGTGCAGTTGCAGGTAGCCTATTCAGGATCAATTACCGGATCGGGCATCATTGCCGGCGGCCCTTATTACTGTGCGGCCAACAATATCCTGTTTACCGGCATTTGCATGGGACAGGTACCGTTCGTCCCGCCCAATCCGGCCCTCATGGCCAGTGCCGCCCGGAACTTTTCAGCCACCGGGCTGATTGATCCCGTCGACAACCTGAAAAACCGGCGGGTTTACGTCTTTGGCGGCACCAGCGACACCATTGTCCGGCAGCAGGCCGTTGACGCTACGGCCGATTTTTTCCAGCAGGTCGGCATCGGCAAGGAAAACCTGCAATACGTGAAAGACGTACCGGCCGGTCACGCCGTCATCACGGCCAAGAACGGAAATGACTGCCCGGCCAATGCCGAGCCGTACATCAGCCACTGCACGGTCAACGGCAAGGGGTACGACCAGGCAGGAGCCATCCTGAGCCACATCTACGGCCCGCTGAATCCGCCGGTCAGCACACCAACGGGAAAAACCGTCAGCTTCAACCAGCGGGCTTACGCCGCAGCCGATACCGCCATGGCCGACACGGGTTTCCTGTACATTCCCGAAGCCTGCAATGCCAGCGGATCCCGCTGCAAGGTGCACGTTGCCCTGCATGGCTGCATGCAGTCTGCCGAATCGGTCGGCGACCGGTTCTACACCAAAACCGGCTACAACAACTGGGCCGACAGCAACCGGATCCTGGTACTCTATCCCCAAGTCAACAAATCCAGCCTGCCCTACAACCCCAAAGGCTGCTGGGACTGGTGGGGATACACCGGCATGCACTATGCCGACAGGCAAAGCCCGCAGATGAACGCCATCAAGGCCATGATCAACCGGCTGACAGAGCAGCCGGCCCGCTGAACCCCGGCCCGGTACTCCGGTAAAGACGGATTTCCCGCAGTACCGGGCCAGCCATTCCTTGCCTTGTGCAGATGATCAAGAAATTCCCCTTGCACCCCAGACATCCGGAACGGATCTGCTGGGGCTGCGACAAATACTGCCCCGCCACCGACCTGCAATGCGGCAACGGCTCCGGCCGGACCCAGCATCCGGCCGAAATCCTCGGCGACGACTGGTACGAACACGGCAACTGGGATCTCGAAGACATTCCGGAACCCGGCAGCAGGGCCGACTAGCCCGGGACCAGTGCCGGCCGGACCGGAACCTGTACCGCCAGCAGACAGGCTGGCGGGCGGTTTCCGCCCGCTCACCCAGCGCAGGATGCCGGCGGCCCGCCGGTATCCTGTGCACGGCATCACACGCCCCGTTGCCGGCGCAATACCCGGGCGGTTTCCACCATGTTGGCCAGCGCCGGCAACACTTCATTCCACTGGCGGGTTTTCAGGCCGCAATCCGGATTGACCCACAGCCGCTCGGCCGGCACATGCTCGGCGGCCTTGTTCATCAGCCCGACCATATGCCCGACCGTCGGAATGTTGGGGGAATGGATGTCGTACACCCCGGGGCCGATCTGGTTCGGATAACGGAAATGCTCGAACACGTCCAGCAGCTCCATGTCCGAACGCGAGGTTTCGATGGTGATCACGTCGGCATCCATGG
This genomic window from Laribacter hongkongensis DSM 14985 contains:
- a CDS encoding VOC family protein, coding for MALSIERLDHLVLTVKDIGKTCDFYSRVLGMAVVIFGDNRKALAFGQQKINLHLYGHEFEPKAHRPVPGSADLCLITTTPLSGVLAHLAAEQVEVLEGPVARTGAQGRIMSVYFRDPDLNLIEVSTYAVPAS
- a CDS encoding extracellular catalytic domain type 2 short-chain-length polyhydroxyalkanoate depolymerase; this encodes MKHLAKAGLLATLTTLAFHAGSAAAGPASLPAYGADPGQTSVSGLSSGAFMAVQLQVAYSGSITGSGIIAGGPYYCAANNILFTGICMGQVPFVPPNPALMASAARNFSATGLIDPVDNLKNRRVYVFGGTSDTIVRQQAVDATADFFQQVGIGKENLQYVKDVPAGHAVITAKNGNDCPANAEPYISHCTVNGKGYDQAGAILSHIYGPLNPPVSTPTGKTVSFNQRAYAAADTAMADTGFLYIPEACNASGSRCKVHVALHGCMQSAESVGDRFYTKTGYNNWADSNRILVLYPQVNKSSLPYNPKGCWDWWGYTGMHYADRQSPQMNAIKAMINRLTEQPAR
- a CDS encoding DUF3079 domain-containing protein, with amino-acid sequence MIKKFPLHPRHPERICWGCDKYCPATDLQCGNGSGRTQHPAEILGDDWYEHGNWDLEDIPEPGSRAD